GATTTTAAGCTAGCGGGTAccaaagtaaaaataaaaataaaaataaaaataaaaaaagcatccatatagtattaaaaaattataaatacacaaaatcgttgtttctaaatatattaagatgcaatcatttaccaacaaaaacaaaaacaaaataatgttgttttttttaatattaggttGGTTCACAATGATTGatctattttaccacatcaagctactttatctattttaccacctcactttacaatacatctgatatcaaatgttctattttttgtaTCACTTcagttaaaataatataaacaattcattaaaataataaagaaatagagagaatttgagttttttaattgaaggaagagatataatcttaataaaatattatattttatttttaataacttgcTACGATTAACAGGTATTTATACCAATTTActatagttgcaaaaaattagttttagcTTCTCTAATAACacaattttttggttctttggtggtaaaatttttttttttttttttttttttttttttgctaaagtataatcaccattgtgaatgtttttattgtttttgttaagtttttggattAGATAGTTGCTATTTGGATGAAGTTAGCTAGGCTTATTGAGGAGAAGAGAGGCATAATGTTTTTGAAATGGAGGCCCaactataaaaattaaatatataataactattaaaaacaaaaaattggacCTGGGGGGCTAGGCCCCCACTTGGGTCCGTCCCTTAATAAAGACAAACATGGAATtgtatattattgttattattattttttagaaagaaacCATATATAATCTTTATTAACCTATAGTGAAATCGGCCTAGATTACTAGAAAGGTGTTATGAGACATCATCCATCCATACTAAATAACTTACAATATGAATAACATATCTAGCAAGGTTATTAGCGACAAAGTTTCCCCTCACGGAAAACATGAGAAAATATAAGATAGTAGAAAGACTCTGCAAAAACTTTAGCATGCTGTATCAAGAGACCAAATAAGATGGAGAAACCTCTTTCAAAGAATTTATAACCAACTCGGCTTCCCCTTCAAGGACAGCTGAATCAATGTATATTACTTGAATGTAAAGACATGAAAATAGTATATTGTATAAATCAGAATAGAGCAACTATCTTGAACACTCAAAAGCAAAAGGGATCTGATAAAGGAATAGAACGAAAGAATGCTGCATAGCATGGATATATAACAAATATCACTATTTATGAACGTCACCTTGAGCTTAGCTGTGTAGGGTTTGTTGCTAAACAAGATAGTAAACTGGAGACAGAGGAGAAGCTACTACAACGTTTCCTTACATTTAGTTGTTTAGGATTTGTGgagaaaatcaaaatccaaataataaaccagttttattttttaaaaaaattaataatgattTGGGAAAATTGTGGGGTCACTGAACTAGACAATATTATAAAGTGAACAAAAGGGCAAATgtcttcaatttttcttttatatgtataCTAGACTCATCACACACACTTTACACCTgcaataatgttattttttatttatttgctttttttggtttagtgttataatgcttaaaagtgatatataaataattgttgtatttttttttttttttttaaatgagataaGGTAACGtagaataatatttaaaaatgagatagagaattaTAAGCAGTTGAAACCCAATTGgacatttgaatttattgattgGGATAAGAAttgtgataagtaaaaaaaattgagatttgaataaaagaaagatgatatATGTTAGTGTGGAAGGACGAAGATTTGTGATAACTGTATAAAATTTGGATAACGAAAATTTTGGaatgttttaaagaatttaaaaaaaaaagaaaaccatagAAATTTTGGGATAAAAATGAGTAGTTTTTACgatagtggttttttttttttaaagaagtaatttttttttttataaatataattaaagtatttgaatttaaatagatAACAAGTACAGATAAGAATCAAACATTTGAATACAAACTGGTGGTGagaataatggttttttttcccccttttgtATGTGAGATAGTATTacttttgtaggaaaaaaactaaactaaaaggTATGTTATTTCTGAATTTAtatgaggatattttggtacaccaaaaattgaagaCGAATTAGGGAAATCCTCTTATTAATagtatagtatttttttttttttatataaagataattgaagtatttgaattaaaatagaTAAGTGGTGagaataacaattttttttttcccttttgtacGTGAGACAGTATTATTGttgtaggaaaaaaattgttatttcaGAATTTATATAAGGATATTTTGGTACgccaaaaaaattgaagatgaaACAAGGGAATCctcttattaataaaatagtatagataaaatgtaatattaatagtggttattattataatttattaagaatACATGGATTCCAATTAATCTTATTTGGAGAGAATATGTTATTGTAGGGTCAGAGAATTTACGACCCCGGTCCACTATACATTAGGGTCCAAGGCTCGCGCCGAGGAGAGACTTTTCCAAGGACATGAAGCGAGAGTCCAAGTGGCTTAGGAATGCAGCCGAGAACGATCCTGTCCTTGGCATCCTAAAACCTAGAAGGGAAGAACGacacgccatcaaaggcagcccccaAAGCTCTCCCAGAAGAAAAGACGAGTACAATAAAATTCGCACGGGGGTGCAGTGTGggagcggttcaaggaaaagctgtcaccttcgcattgaatgcgcccacaAACGTCCTGGCCGCATTGAAGagaaaagacccctgaatagtgtggattcggttattgcaactaacagaaagtggggaaaggcggctgatgggacaagcactcgagtaaTTACCTGcttgatcaacagatggaaggtcaggatcaactaagaggggctatataatgtaagaattcatCCCCGAGAGATGGGGGGGAAGCATGATGTATCGACTCTTGTACTATGGTAACCGAAAGTAAAAGGTATActaagaacattaagctcctcGAACGAGGTCCAATGACCGGAGCCGCTCAGGCCATGCCAgagagaaagtcttcttggataaACTCAGTTCACCTCTGTGCAACCGCCATGAATACCAAgactaaccactgtccggtgaccaagacctagctTTTCAACTTGATCATCAATCAAAATGGAATTTCACATAACTTTACATTCCTAAAATTATACTATAGATTTTACCAAGTACCGAATTTCACTGCAATTTCCCTTGTCTCTATGACTACAGTAGAGGCTAGTCCAAATTctcttttataagaaaaaaaataattatatgtCATATCCTTTATGACAggatttttttgagaaaataaaattattttattattaattattaaaaaggaCGTTTGGTAAATTTACTTTGacgatatttttattttttatttttatgaattcaCTAAAACTTATCTTAACCATTTAGACTTACTTTTTTTATGGGAGATTTCCTAAATTTAATTACACACAATCAAGAATGTAAGAAAACTAATTGcatgatattttcatttttttttttatcaaaatgatattTGCATTCTTGAGTTGGCATACACATCCCTATCTCTATTAATCACTTTATTGTGaaactttcaaatttataaacaCATATAATATGATCAAAtcattatactatttttattatctttctatttttttctattaaatagaaaattaaatattaaaattttttacaaataaaactATTGAACTATTGGAGGAAACTAATAACACAGGTTAAGAGCAAGAAATAGGAGAAATTGAGGCTACAATAGCTAGCCTTGAATAAAGGTTTGCgagtttatttcattttaaaaaagaattaatttggAGAGTATATGCTAGTCTAATTTGTTTAATGTGATAAAGACATAAAAGTAATTAAAGTTTATCAATTCAATTAAGTAGTAggttcatatttttaattttattgtttttagtgAGTTgcatttgattctaaaaaatatatattgagtttcattttctcattattatcttataaaatattttaaaatgcacCGCACTTCGTGTGAAAATTCAACTAGTTAAATCCAATTGGATCAATTCACGACCACTTTTCCACATGATCTTAATAAAGtttcaaatccaaaattaaaataaaattattttaaactatgtATTGGCTGGTTACTTGGgttgaaaatattattaggTTGAAGCTGTATCTTGCTCAATATATAATAtgttccaaaaaagaaaatattttcaagtgtttagtTACGTTTTGAAAAATACACTAGAAAATGATTTCCGTTGTTTGGCTTCCATGTAAAATTATTtctaagtaataaaaattaagagagagatgGAGGTAGAAAACAACCAAAGATCTTAGAATGTATTTTCACTGTGAGAAATATATGGAGAGAGGGGGCAAAcggtaaaattaaaaaaaaaaaaaaaaaaataccatattGGTGACATGGCTCAGACTGGCAAGAAAGAACTTCAGTTTTGGTACATGCTAGCTCGATCTCAATAGATTGAGCTTTGGTGCTTTTGTAGGCctgagggaaagaaagaaaaaaggagagaacGCAAGCTACTTAACCAGTGTGAGAAAGAGGGCAATGTTCAACAGTGGAGGTGGCTGCTAGTTCGAGCTCCCCACTCTACTATCTCTCTTTGCTTTGAGCATGTAGAGCGTGTGAGAGTAAAGGCTGAAAATGAAATGCCGTAAAATGAAGGTGTAATTGATTTTACACTCTAGCCGGccctattttacaaaaaaatggaATTGGGTTTTTCAGTCCACCCAAAGTTGTAAAAGCTTTTCACTTGAaccaaacacatcctaaatccatttcaatccaaactttaaaaaaaaaaatcaaaaaacaaaaaaaaaaatatatatatatatatatatatatatattcagacAGGGATGACAAAATCAAGGTTgtttgtaaaaaagaaaacaaaggataGATTGGATTTCTATAATAAgtttgaaattatattaatgaaaatttctcTCATAGAATACATGGCAGTTATTTATTGGATAGAAAACGTGTATAAAGTTAAAACCgtgtaaatttgttttttaaatcaAAGACCGCGTAAAGAAATTAATGGTGTTGAACTGTTATATGGCCGGTTTACGCTTAATGATTTAATAATGTAcaaattgcttttcttttcttttttttgggacaagCCTATCCTATGTTTCGTAACTAAGGAAAGGAATTTGGAgctatcaaaaaaacaaaaaaggtaaGGAATTTGGACATTATTAAATCATTAAGTGTAAACCGGCCATATAACAGCTCAGCACCATTAATTTCTTTACACGGTTCTTTACACGGTTTTTGATTtaatcaaaaacaaatttacatgGTTTTAACTTTATACACGTTTTCTATCCAATAAATAACTGCCACGTATTTTATGAgagaaattttcattaatacaaTTTCAAACTTATTATAGAAATCCAATCtatcctttgttttcttttttacaaacAACCTTTATTTTGTCATCCCTGTTTGAAAATTCAGATGCCCGAATTTTTATCTATTCTCTTATTAATGTCCAGTGTTACACGTTTTTGCATTACCGTCGCCAAAgtcatttaaattatttttggcaACAAATTAAATTTGTCCTAGAATCagacatatatataaatagaaccAAATTCtgattatataaaaataaaaaataaataaaatgcgGATATGTACTTTCTTAGACTCATACTCACGGCCgttttatgttttgataaaacTTCTTGACGAAGCAAAATTATCCCACAGATCCTATATTATTTCCTTCCTTTTATCATAACTAccgactatatatatatatataacataatacACAGTGGGTGACATGTATATTTTTACGCCGTtcttctctcattctctctcaaaCTTAATTTGTGTTGCATCTTTATCTTAtaccatatttatttttctattggCTCTTTATACCATGGTTATATATGATATGAACCACCATGACTATGAAGCCTGGTCTGAGTTGAATAATACAATCAGTAGTATTATTGACGATGATTTTGAAAAAACACTTGCTACACCACAAGACGATTTGTGTGATATAAACTTCATTATGTTACCCTCATCGGATGATTCTTTTATTCACAGCGATTGGAACGATTTTATTAACAACAGCGATTTGGAGCATAACAACAGCAATATGGAGCAAAAGTTAAAGGTAGGAGAAAAGATAAAGGGAGAAGAAACGAAGAATAGGGTTGCCAAAGAAACAGAGACAAAGAAGAGGGATGCTTTTAAAGATATGAATGGTGTACTGGTAAGATGTATAGAAAGTTTTTCCCAGAAACCAAGAACACCTACAACTAAAAGGCGGAATACAAAGAATATTTACACTCCGAAAGAACTTACGACTAAAAGGTTGAATACGAAGAAGATTTACACTAAAAAGGAACCATCTTTTTTGAAgttgaagagaaaaaataaggaagaagTGGAGGGTTATGTGAGAAAGTGCTCCCATTGTGAAGCC
The Quercus lobata isolate SW786 chromosome 10, ValleyOak3.0 Primary Assembly, whole genome shotgun sequence DNA segment above includes these coding regions:
- the LOC115964777 gene encoding GATA transcription factor 4-like, which translates into the protein MVIYDMNHHDYEAWSELNNTISSIIDDDFEKTLATPQDDLCDINFIMLPSSDDSFIHSDWNDFINNSDLEHNNSNMEQKLKVGEKIKGEETKNRVAKETETKKRDAFKDMNGVLVRCIESFSQKPRTPTTKRRNTKNIYTPKELTTKRLNTKKIYTKKEPSFLKLKRKNKEEVEGYVRKCSHCEAEETPQWREGPLGPKTLCNACGVRYKSGRLVPEYRPAASPTFDVSKYSNFHKKILRNKGLDQK